GCCCCGAAAAAATGAGGAATTGACCGGCCACAGTAAGGCGGCATGGCATCGGGGATGAAAATTGAGGATGGGATGAAGCCATCACTGATCACCGTTCACCGATCACAGTTTTATTTTCAGAGATGAAAGAAAAAGCAGGCTATTAGGCGGTAGGTCAAACACCGCAACAAAGGTGACATTGGTCCTTCCTAAAAACCTAAACGGCTGAACAGCTACAGCCTGCATTTACTGAGGGGGTATGGTCGATGCCTAAAATGAAAACACACCGCGGCACGGCAAAGCGGTTCAGACTGACCGCTTCCGGGAAGTTGAAAAGAGCCCAGGCGGGGAAAAGTCACCTGCTGGCTTCAAAAAACCGAAACCGCAAGCGGCGCTTGCGGATGCAGGTTTTAGTGGATAAATCCGAAATGAAACGTATCAAAACCCTCTTGCCTTATGCCTGAAGGGGCGACTAACCAGAGAAAGATAGGTGATGTTTCGTGCCGAGAGTGAAAATGGGAGTGGCTTCCCGGAAACGGAAAAAGAAGATCATGAAATTAGCCAAGGGATACCGGGGAGCTCGTTCTCGTAATTTCAAGCGGGCTAATGAGCAGGTTCTCCACTCCCTGGCATATGCATACAGTGACCGGCGGAAAAAGAAACGGGATTTTCGCAAGTTATGGATTATTCGAATCAACGCCGCCAGTCGTGAAGCCGGGTTGACCTATAGCCAGTTTATACACGCCCTGAAAAAAGCCAATATCGGAATTGATCGGAAAAATCTGGTCCAGTTGTCCATAGAAGATCCGGAAGGATTTGACCGGTTGGTTGAAATCACCAAGGGCCAGATCTAAACTGTTTCCTTGTAGGGTGTAAACCATGACGGAATGCGGTATCCGGAGAGATCGGATACCGCATTCCGTTTTTTTTCCGCTGGAAGGGAGGATGCTCTTTGGAAGCCCTGAATTATTGTTTGGATGAATTTCAAAAAGCTCTCCGGGAAATCGGCACACTCGACGACCTGAATCGGATCAAGGGTCGCTTTATCGGGCGAAAAGGGGCGTTGAACAATCTACTGAAAACCTTGAAAACGCTTCCGGAAGAACAGAAACGGGAAACCGGACGGCGGATCAACAAACTGAAAGAGCATATGGAACAAGAATTGACCCGGGTGCAGAGTATGCTCGACGCCCGAAAAAGCCGGGGTCCGGCAATCGATCTTACTCTTCCCGGGCGTTCGCTTCGTTCCGGAAGCCTGCATCCGATTCTTTCAACCATGGACACGATTTTGGACGTCTTTCAGAGTCTCGGTTTTCGGATCGAAGAAGGGCCGGAAATCGAAACCGACTATTATAACTTTAAGGCCCTGAATTTTCCCCCCGACCACCCGGCCCGGGATGAGCAGGATTCATTTTTCCTGGAGAAAGACTATCTTTTGCGAACACATACCTCACCAGTGCAGATCCGGACGATGGAAAAGCTGACCCCGCCGCTCAAAGTGGTGGTGCCGGGACGATGTTACCGCCGCGATGCAGTTGACGCCACCCATTCCCTGATGTTTCACCAGGTTGAGGGCTTGGTCGTCGCTCCGGGAATTTCCATGGGTCACCTGAAGGGGACCCTCGAGGTTTTTGCCCGGCGGGTTTTCGGTCCGGATCGCCAGGTGCGCTTCCGGCCCAGTTTTTTTCCGTTTACCGAACCGAGCGCGGAGGTGGATATTTCTTGTGGGGTGTGCCGGGGAAATGGATGCCGATCCTGCGGACAGAGCGGGTGGTTGGAAATCATGGGTGCCGGTTTGGTCCATCCCCATGTTTTTCACCATGTCGGGTACGACTCGGAGAAAGTGAGAGGCTTCGCTTTCGGTATGGGCGTCGAGCGGATCACCATGCTGAAATACCATATCCCGGATATGCGGTGGTTCTACGAAAACGACCTGGCTTTTCTTGACCAGTTCAGGATCGTGTAGAAAAACGGAGGAGCGGAATGAGAGTTGCCTGTTCACAGTTCAAAAAATTGCTGCCCGGCCTGGATATAGCCCCCCAGGCCCTGGCGGATCTGATGACACACCAGGGTCTAGTAGTGAAAGAACTGGCGCCGGTGAGTGAACTCTTCTCTCCGGCATGTCTGGCCGCCACCTTCGAAGAGGGATCAGAGGATAATGGTTTCGTCCGGTGTACGCTCAAGGCCGGCCCGCAGACGTTCCATCTATCCGTGGAACCCTGGGGTGTTCCCCTGCCTGGCAGCCGGGTGTTGGTCAATCCAGTGGGCATGGGAATGCATGTCCTGCCTCTGGCGGGACTTCCCCCTCTTGAGCATGGGGCCTTTCTTATCACTCTTCCGTTGGAGATACCGGAAGGTGAGCGGATCCCGGGAACGAAGGTCCTTGCCGACCAGATTTTGGAATGTGAGGTGACGGCAAACCGGGGCGACTGTCTTTCCGTTCTGGGCCTGGCCCGGGAAATCGCCGCCGGAATGGATTTGGATCTTGTCCCTCCGGAAACCGATTTTGTTTTTTCGGAGACTCGAACCGATTTTACCCTGGAGAACCAGGATGCCGATGACCTGTGTCCGTACTACACCGGACGGCTGATCAGAAATGTGACCGTTCGGCCTTCTCCTTGGTCGGTGATCCTTGATCTACTTCTTCTGGGTCTTCGACCGATTAACAATGTCGTTGATTATACTAACCTGGCGATGATGGAATTTGGTCAACCGCTGCACGCCTTTGATGCCTCCACGCTGCGGGGTCGGGGGATTGTGGTCCGGCGGGCCCGGCGGGGAGAACAGCTTGTGACGCTTGATGGAATCAAGCGGGAACTCTCCTTCGGTATGCTCGTCATTGCCGATCGGGAACGGCCGGTCGCCGTGGCGGGGGTCATGGGCGGGCAGATGAACGAAGTGGTTCCGGCGACGCGGGAGATCTTCCTGGAAGCGGCGGTGTTTGATGGGCCTTCGGTTCGCAAAACCACCCGGAGCTTGGGAATGAGAACGGATGCTTCCGCCCGATTCGAGCGAGGGATCGATTGCCGGGCGGTCATCCCAGCTTCCTCGCGGGTTTTACACCTGCTTGACCAGGAAAGGTCTGCTGTGGAGGTCCTTTCCCCTTGGCTGGAGAACGGCGGTCCGACATTCAGGCAACGTGAAATCTCGCTGAATCCGGAATATATCGGTGAGATAATGGCCTTCCCGGTGAACCAGGAACGGACCCGCCGGATTTTGAACCGGTTGGGTTTTCGGACCGAGGAAACCGGGGACGGAGCTTTGCGGGTGTCGGTTCCTTCCTGGCGGGCCGATGTCGGAGAAGCGAT
This genomic window from Atribacteraceae bacterium contains:
- the pheT gene encoding phenylalanine--tRNA ligase subunit beta; the encoded protein is MRVACSQFKKLLPGLDIAPQALADLMTHQGLVVKELAPVSELFSPACLAATFEEGSEDNGFVRCTLKAGPQTFHLSVEPWGVPLPGSRVLVNPVGMGMHVLPLAGLPPLEHGAFLITLPLEIPEGERIPGTKVLADQILECEVTANRGDCLSVLGLAREIAAGMDLDLVPPETDFVFSETRTDFTLENQDADDLCPYYTGRLIRNVTVRPSPWSVILDLLLLGLRPINNVVDYTNLAMMEFGQPLHAFDASTLRGRGIVVRRARRGEQLVTLDGIKRELSFGMLVIADRERPVAVAGVMGGQMNEVVPATREIFLEAAVFDGPSVRKTTRSLGMRTDASARFERGIDCRAVIPASSRVLHLLDQERSAVEVLSPWLENGGPTFRQREISLNPEYIGEIMAFPVNQERTRRILNRLGFRTEETGDGALRVSVPSWRADVGEAIDLAEEVGRVAGYRHIHSMLPEVAFDPGNRGSLWPVKAKLRSFLADRGFYEVVTISLLNRETVRKAGFREEDLACVINPLVHDQRVLRPSLLLSSLDTLRTNITRGRDPVGIFEIGDVFLRTAGSRNHYAEESRLFLALNGSLFSPLWQDRSVDLYFELKGLFESILDRLGIDQAGVNMQPEEDPTGLFNSQRSFTAFRGKGEDLIGWGGSLRDELASVFGFWGIVYCLELRLSLLGELVREQSISLDEVSRFPAVRRDVSLLCPITLSWQTVKNLLDTVSQSKGMALESFDLFDCYQGKSLPVDRKSLSFSMVFRSLVETLTDQTVDQWVSEVKEALKTLDGVLLREELNL
- the rplT gene encoding 50S ribosomal protein L20; the protein is MPRVKMGVASRKRKKKIMKLAKGYRGARSRNFKRANEQVLHSLAYAYSDRRKKKRDFRKLWIIRINAASREAGLTYSQFIHALKKANIGIDRKNLVQLSIEDPEGFDRLVEITKGQI
- the rpmI gene encoding 50S ribosomal protein L35, whose product is MPKMKTHRGTAKRFRLTASGKLKRAQAGKSHLLASKNRNRKRRLRMQVLVDKSEMKRIKTLLPYA
- the pheS gene encoding phenylalanine--tRNA ligase subunit alpha translates to MEALNYCLDEFQKALREIGTLDDLNRIKGRFIGRKGALNNLLKTLKTLPEEQKRETGRRINKLKEHMEQELTRVQSMLDARKSRGPAIDLTLPGRSLRSGSLHPILSTMDTILDVFQSLGFRIEEGPEIETDYYNFKALNFPPDHPARDEQDSFFLEKDYLLRTHTSPVQIRTMEKLTPPLKVVVPGRCYRRDAVDATHSLMFHQVEGLVVAPGISMGHLKGTLEVFARRVFGPDRQVRFRPSFFPFTEPSAEVDISCGVCRGNGCRSCGQSGWLEIMGAGLVHPHVFHHVGYDSEKVRGFAFGMGVERITMLKYHIPDMRWFYENDLAFLDQFRIV